In the genome of bacterium, one region contains:
- a CDS encoding FMN-binding protein, with product KTRTQFYAGRGLKDTDWRVKKDGGDLDAVTGATVTGRALAGAISAALTQYAEDQPQLAAAPRAAAADTSQVEVMP from the coding sequence AAAACCCGCACGCAGTTCTATGCGGGACGCGGGCTGAAGGACACGGATTGGCGGGTGAAGAAGGACGGCGGCGACCTGGACGCCGTCACCGGCGCGACCGTGACGGGCCGTGCGCTGGCGGGGGCCATCAGCGCCGCGCTGACGCAGTACGCCGAGGACCAGCCGCAGCTCGCGGCGGCGCCGCGCGCCGCCGCGGCCGACACCAGCCAGGTGGAGGTGATGCCGTGA